One window of Thermocoleostomius sinensis A174 genomic DNA carries:
- a CDS encoding phosphatidylglycerol lysyltransferase domain-containing protein, which translates to MSENAASRAINAVPKPDLPQRAIGLWIIAVWIAAVGVTNVLSAVTPGVSERMEWLRAIFPFEVSAGGNLFSALSGFFLLSLATNLLRRKRLAWWLAVFLLGVSLSSHLVKGLDYEEGLLSLGLLVLLLQMRHQFTAQSDRPSIAQGVRILMGALLFTLAYGTAGFFLLDREFSTRFNLWQAIVQTLAMFFTLDQAGLEPTTRFGRFFATSIYVVGASTLFYALWMLWRPVILRGAPATDEERQRARAIVQRYGRSSLAHLTLLSDKSYYFSPSGESIIAYVPKGRGAVALGDPIGPETDVMPAIAEFVRFCHRNDWHPAFYQTHPDYLEQYHRLGFKSVKIGEEAIVDLQRFTLQGKAGRNLRNAVNHLTKLGHHVDFYSPPLTDERLNELRSVSDEWLKMRQGSEKHFSLGWFDETYIRECEVAVVRTPSGQISAFANVIPEYQLNEITIDLMRRRETVEHGTMEFLFISLFQHFKKQGYDRFNLGLSALAGVGEDPYSPKLEKALRYLYEHLTRFYNFRGLHEFKEKFHPLWEPRYFIYPGVTALPEVVVALIRADSGDRLLDYFKPGA; encoded by the coding sequence ATGTCGGAGAACGCTGCATCCCGTGCGATCAACGCTGTCCCAAAGCCCGACTTACCTCAACGCGCGATCGGACTATGGATCATTGCCGTTTGGATTGCTGCTGTGGGGGTAACGAATGTGTTATCTGCTGTCACTCCGGGTGTGTCTGAACGAATGGAGTGGCTAAGAGCAATTTTTCCCTTTGAGGTGAGTGCAGGCGGGAATCTATTTTCGGCACTCAGTGGTTTTTTTCTGCTAAGTTTAGCGACGAATCTGCTGCGACGGAAGCGTTTAGCCTGGTGGCTGGCAGTTTTTTTATTGGGTGTTTCTTTGTCCTCTCATCTTGTCAAAGGATTGGACTATGAGGAGGGATTGCTATCGCTAGGGCTACTTGTCTTGCTGTTGCAGATGCGGCATCAATTCACAGCCCAATCTGATCGTCCGTCGATCGCCCAAGGTGTACGTATCTTAATGGGCGCATTGTTGTTTACCTTAGCCTACGGTACGGCTGGATTTTTTCTACTCGATCGGGAATTTAGTACGCGCTTCAATCTATGGCAAGCGATCGTACAAACCTTGGCGATGTTCTTTACGCTGGATCAAGCTGGATTGGAACCAACAACACGATTCGGGCGCTTTTTTGCGACATCCATCTATGTGGTGGGAGCGAGTACGCTGTTCTATGCGTTGTGGATGTTATGGCGACCAGTCATATTAAGGGGAGCACCCGCTACGGATGAAGAACGCCAACGAGCAAGAGCAATTGTGCAACGCTATGGACGCTCATCCCTGGCTCACTTAACGCTCTTAAGCGACAAGTCTTACTACTTTAGTCCTTCAGGAGAAAGCATAATTGCTTATGTTCCGAAAGGGCGAGGGGCAGTTGCTTTGGGCGATCCCATTGGTCCAGAGACAGATGTGATGCCAGCGATCGCAGAATTTGTGCGATTTTGTCATCGCAATGATTGGCATCCCGCTTTCTATCAAACCCATCCTGATTATCTGGAGCAGTATCACCGCTTAGGATTCAAGTCTGTCAAAATTGGTGAAGAAGCAATTGTAGATTTGCAAAGGTTTACGCTACAAGGCAAAGCCGGACGAAATCTGCGGAATGCAGTGAATCACTTGACCAAATTAGGGCATCACGTTGACTTCTATTCTCCGCCGTTGACCGATGAACGACTCAACGAGTTGCGATCGGTGAGCGATGAATGGCTAAAAATGCGACAGGGTTCAGAAAAACACTTCTCATTGGGATGGTTTGATGAAACCTATATTCGGGAATGTGAAGTTGCAGTCGTGCGAACGCCGAGCGGACAAATTAGTGCCTTTGCCAATGTCATTCCAGAGTACCAACTGAATGAAATCACGATTGATTTAATGCGACGACGGGAAACTGTAGAACACGGCACCATGGAGTTTCTCTTTATTTCCCTATTTCAGCACTTTAAAAAACAAGGATATGACCGTTTTAATTTGGGCTTATCTGCTCTGGCGGGTGTAGGAGAAGACCCCTACTCTCCTAAGTTGGAAAAGGCGCTGCGCTATCTCTACGAACACCTAACTCGATTTTATAACTTTCGAGGGTTGCATGAATTTAAAGAAAAATTCCATCCCCTCTGGGAGCCTCGCTACTTTATTTATCCAGGAGTGACTGCCTTACCTGAAG
- a CDS encoding chloride channel protein: MTATTPQPNILPSLGAKIPSLSDRLTSLLNRLQPAPEVLVFFSALMIGGGAGLAIVLFRSLISLFHALAFVEVLGYLSQWGAWTLASIPPLGGLLIGILRWWFPTLLGQDLTALLSNTRVQPFSPLRSLVKMLAAAISLGTGASLGPEGPSVEIGSSVGVLLGQTFQVSRERYRLLLGAGAAAGFAAGFNAPIAGVFFAIEVILGTRFATPAASLILLSAVISSLIAQSLLGAHPAFDLPTYQFMNSWECLNYFGLGILASFVSIIYRRSIRFAQVCFQGELMDSIGIGKLPSLIQPLIGGIIVGLLALKLPQILGIGYGVLEVILQGEQFSLQFLCVLLVAKLVVTAICLGSGLVGGIFAPAMFLRACLGGAYGNFLLTIWPNAEIAPPPAYALVGMAAVLAGSVKAPLTAILLLFEMTRNYLIILPLMAAVGISVWVVDLMQSDPSNRELNLPQMGVNLQNQDEMELLRNIAVSALMSRDYFALPASMPLIHAGQTMLQNKCHTALVVNNTGQLVGVVTLADIRRKITQIVTEQSQSLDEISRSTNQDSFQQTLEEICTTEVLYTYEDESVATALERMGTRGLYLLPVVDKDNPRTVVGIIQRNQVELASNLVMTQAALAMISPQEPTTVKASN; this comes from the coding sequence ATGACTGCGACAACTCCCCAACCCAACATCCTGCCATCTTTAGGAGCGAAAATCCCTTCCCTGAGCGATCGCCTCACCAGCCTGCTGAATCGCTTGCAGCCCGCACCAGAAGTCCTTGTCTTTTTTTCTGCATTGATGATTGGTGGAGGTGCTGGACTAGCCATTGTGTTGTTCCGCAGCCTGATCTCTCTGTTTCATGCTCTCGCTTTTGTGGAAGTCCTTGGCTATCTGTCACAATGGGGAGCTTGGACGCTCGCCAGTATCCCCCCATTGGGTGGATTGCTAATTGGTATCTTGCGTTGGTGGTTTCCAACCTTATTAGGGCAAGACCTGACAGCATTACTGAGCAATACCAGGGTTCAACCGTTTTCTCCGTTGCGCTCCCTCGTTAAAATGCTGGCTGCTGCTATATCTTTGGGCACAGGAGCGTCCCTAGGGCCAGAAGGGCCCAGTGTAGAAATTGGCTCCAGTGTGGGTGTGTTACTGGGACAAACCTTTCAAGTCTCGCGAGAACGCTATCGTTTACTACTGGGGGCGGGTGCTGCGGCTGGATTTGCTGCCGGATTTAATGCGCCGATCGCTGGTGTTTTCTTTGCGATCGAGGTGATCTTAGGAACCCGATTTGCTACCCCAGCAGCCAGCTTAATTCTGCTGTCAGCAGTCATTTCTTCCTTAATCGCTCAAAGCTTGCTGGGAGCGCATCCCGCTTTTGATTTGCCAACTTATCAATTCATGAACTCCTGGGAATGTTTGAACTATTTTGGCTTGGGAATACTGGCAAGTTTTGTTTCAATCATCTATAGGCGATCAATTCGATTTGCCCAAGTATGTTTTCAAGGTGAATTGATGGACTCGATAGGGATAGGTAAATTACCATCTCTCATACAACCACTGATAGGTGGAATAATTGTTGGACTTCTGGCACTCAAGCTGCCGCAAATTCTTGGTATCGGCTATGGTGTACTGGAGGTCATTCTTCAAGGAGAGCAGTTTTCCCTACAATTCCTCTGTGTCTTGCTAGTCGCCAAGTTAGTTGTCACAGCGATTTGTCTAGGTAGTGGTTTGGTTGGAGGAATCTTTGCGCCTGCCATGTTTCTGAGAGCCTGCCTAGGAGGCGCGTACGGCAATTTCCTGCTAACGATCTGGCCCAATGCCGAAATCGCACCCCCTCCAGCCTATGCCTTAGTAGGGATGGCTGCTGTCTTAGCCGGAAGTGTGAAAGCACCACTGACTGCAATTCTGTTGCTGTTTGAGATGACACGCAACTACTTAATTATCTTGCCACTGATGGCAGCTGTAGGGATCAGCGTTTGGGTCGTTGACTTGATGCAGTCTGACCCCTCGAATCGAGAATTGAATTTGCCCCAGATGGGGGTGAATCTGCAAAACCAGGACGAGATGGAGCTTCTACGAAATATAGCTGTTTCTGCCCTTATGAGTCGAGACTATTTTGCTTTACCGGCATCGATGCCATTAATTCACGCAGGACAAACGATGCTGCAAAACAAATGCCACACGGCTTTAGTCGTCAATAATACAGGACAATTAGTTGGAGTAGTTACCCTTGCCGATATTCGGCGAAAAATCACCCAAATTGTTACTGAACAATCTCAATCCCTTGATGAGATATCTCGATCAACCAATCAGGATTCTTTTCAGCAAACGCTCGAAGAAATCTGCACCACAGAAGTTCTCTATACCTACGAGGATGAATCTGTTGCCACAGCACTAGAGCGCATGGGGACTAGAGGACTATATCTCTTACCAGTGGTTGATAAGGATAACCCCCGGACTGTGGTGGGAATTATCCAACGCAATCAAGTGGAACTAGCAAGTAACTTAGTGATGACACAAGCTGCACTGGCAATGATTTCTCCGCAGGAACCCACAACCGTCAAAGCGTCGAACTAA